The proteins below are encoded in one region of Levilactobacillus namurensis:
- the lepA gene encoding translation elongation factor 4, which translates to MDLEKLKQHQKYIRNFSIVAHIDHGKSTLADRILELTDTISKRDMQDQVLDDMDLERERGITIKLNAVELTYHAKDGHDYEFHLIDTPGHVDFSYEVSRSLAACEGAILVVDAAQGVEAQTLANVYLALDDDLEIVPVINKIDLPAADPDKVKSEIEDVIGLDASDAVLASAKQGIGIPELLEQIVHKIPAPQGDLTAPLKALVFDSVYDDYRGVVLSVRITEGMVKPGDKIRLMNSGSEYEVTEVGVNSPKPISRDLLIAGDVGYITASIKDITETRVGDTVTSADNPAEKALPGYREMSPMVYAGLYPTDNAKLNDLREALEKLKLNDAALEFEPESSQALGFGFRCGFLGMLHMDVVQERLEREFNLDLITTAPSVTYHAYLMDGTMKEVENPAEMPEASAIKRIEEPIVKATIMAPNDYVGAVMELCQHRRGQFLTMEYLDDYRVNIIYNMPLSEIIFDFFDKLKSSTRGYASLDYERNGYMEADLVKIDLLLNGDKVDALSFIAHRTFAAQRGREIATRLKGIIPRQNFEIPVQAAIGAKVIARTTIKAYRKDVTAHLYGGDRTRRMKLLEKQKVGKKRMKAVGKVDIPQEAFMAVLKTDEDETK; encoded by the coding sequence ATGGATCTGGAAAAATTAAAGCAACATCAAAAATATATTCGTAACTTTTCCATTGTGGCCCATATTGACCACGGAAAGTCGACGCTCGCGGATCGGATTCTGGAACTAACGGATACGATTTCCAAACGCGACATGCAAGATCAAGTGTTGGACGACATGGATCTGGAACGTGAACGGGGCATCACCATCAAGTTGAACGCGGTTGAACTGACCTATCACGCGAAGGATGGTCACGACTATGAATTTCACCTGATCGATACGCCCGGTCACGTCGACTTCTCATACGAAGTCTCACGAAGCCTGGCAGCTTGTGAGGGGGCCATTCTGGTCGTTGATGCCGCACAAGGGGTGGAGGCCCAGACGCTGGCTAACGTTTACCTGGCGCTAGACGATGACTTGGAAATCGTGCCGGTCATCAATAAGATTGACCTCCCCGCAGCGGATCCAGATAAGGTGAAGAGCGAGATTGAAGACGTCATTGGTCTGGACGCTTCGGATGCCGTTTTGGCCAGTGCCAAGCAAGGCATTGGGATTCCGGAATTACTGGAACAGATTGTGCATAAGATTCCAGCTCCTCAAGGAGACTTAACGGCTCCTCTAAAGGCGTTAGTCTTTGATTCGGTCTATGACGATTACCGGGGTGTGGTCTTGAGCGTGCGGATCACGGAAGGCATGGTCAAGCCCGGGGACAAAATCCGGCTGATGAACAGCGGGAGCGAATACGAAGTGACTGAGGTGGGGGTGAACTCACCGAAGCCGATTAGTCGGGACCTGTTGATTGCTGGGGACGTGGGCTACATCACGGCCAGCATCAAGGACATCACGGAGACCCGAGTCGGGGATACGGTCACCAGTGCCGATAATCCTGCGGAAAAGGCGCTACCGGGATACCGGGAAATGAGCCCGATGGTCTACGCGGGGTTATACCCCACCGATAACGCGAAGTTAAACGACTTGCGTGAGGCCTTGGAGAAGCTGAAGTTAAATGATGCGGCGTTGGAATTTGAACCCGAATCGTCTCAAGCGTTAGGCTTTGGGTTCCGGTGTGGGTTCTTGGGGATGCTCCACATGGATGTCGTCCAAGAACGACTTGAGCGGGAATTTAACCTCGACTTGATTACCACGGCGCCATCGGTTACCTACCATGCGTACTTGATGGATGGGACCATGAAGGAAGTCGAAAACCCGGCCGAAATGCCGGAAGCTTCCGCCATCAAGCGGATTGAAGAACCCATCGTGAAGGCTACGATTATGGCACCGAACGATTATGTGGGCGCGGTCATGGAATTGTGCCAGCACCGTCGGGGGCAATTCTTGACCATGGAGTACCTGGATGATTACCGGGTCAACATTATCTACAATATGCCGCTGTCAGAAATCATTTTTGACTTCTTTGATAAGTTGAAGTCGAGTACGCGTGGTTACGCCTCGCTGGATTACGAGCGGAACGGGTACATGGAAGCGGACTTGGTCAAGATTGACTTGTTGCTGAACGGCGATAAGGTCGATGCGTTGAGCTTTATTGCGCACCGGACGTTTGCGGCACAACGAGGTCGTGAGATTGCAACGCGGTTAAAGGGCATCATTCCACGGCAAAACTTCGAAATTCCGGTTCAAGCGGCGATTGGGGCGAAGGTAATTGCCCGAACCACCATCAAGGCTTACCGGAAGGACGTGACGGCCCACCTGTACGGTGGTGACCGTACTCGGCGGATGAAGCTGCTGGAAAAGCAAAAAGTCGGGAAAAAGCGGATGAAGGCTGTGGGGAAGGTTGACATTCCCCAAGAAGCCTTCATGGCAGTTTTGAAGACTGACGAGGATGAAACTAAGTAG
- a CDS encoding bacterial Ig-like domain-containing protein, with protein MFETKVHYKSYKAGKRWLFTAIGVTTLCAGLSLAVPAQADSTPTSGANTTEVTSGQVVKTPATPQAESASLTSSSDNSTDDQSDATESSVQPTTEATDQPATTTSTTNTTPKSAASSETTPVNPMDDDPMPSNPYIGKPITDDASNYVIPDPTPSQTPGKTIDPNAPVAPIQAITNHPDGHFEDERGNSYAIASAYLTAKNAQGTSTSLSTDNDVDDGIQAIVDPQATDVTLHVHVHMASSLPYKSGYSTIDLSLPNSVKFYTPTSDVTIDQSMTATDIAAQVGPGITTHYYLGTHPYTAQAFDQAVQAGQLTWDDVDKIEFTGDLVPNQSYDVTLPIVANKIDQFSPNGYAEFRLLDRDSLGGNGGGLLRIRYADPRRNVQGQYEAVVQDPTTGAYAVAPDEVQNIMPDVGLDQVAYHNDFSDTHSPYWNHDQTNSDPVFFNGGTAIVNWKNIKTADGDSLAQALAKLGYSLALDDNGQPFQTYNYTSNGQDLQIAGDLVASGYQGKPIAPSVYIIVRQVLQTKDSQLTVGEDWHAADNFVAGLNDQNQPLAVSDVTATPDNSGVIVNGKAAKAGTATITYTYRVADDYNDTGTPYIVQRTALVTVTDPNTGKQPDTGSTGTGTTPTKPGTDTGSTGTTTPTKPDTGSTGTTTTPTESNAGAGDVGDPTPSVSVASDGGAGDEVTHKVQTDAPVTPAADPSTPITTPKLVTTGAADQAMTPKAKLVRSGDGDRVVKQSRTSAPTSETQVTRTTTTQGTATQPLLAATTTHQATQAAGVQVNTATTLPQTADHQQSGWLAVGLSTLVGLLGFAGAHRRHHA; from the coding sequence ATGTTTGAGACGAAAGTTCACTACAAAAGCTATAAGGCTGGGAAGCGGTGGCTGTTTACTGCGATTGGTGTGACCACGCTGTGTGCCGGATTGTCATTAGCGGTTCCGGCGCAAGCGGATAGCACGCCAACGTCTGGGGCCAATACGACTGAGGTAACGAGTGGCCAGGTCGTGAAGACGCCCGCAACGCCGCAGGCTGAATCAGCGTCATTGACTAGCTCATCCGATAATTCAACGGATGATCAGTCCGACGCTACCGAATCCTCGGTACAACCCACAACCGAAGCTACGGACCAGCCAGCAACCACGACGTCTACGACGAACACAACGCCTAAGTCGGCTGCCAGTTCCGAGACAACGCCCGTCAATCCCATGGATGACGATCCCATGCCTTCGAATCCGTACATTGGCAAGCCCATTACGGATGATGCGTCTAACTATGTGATTCCAGACCCAACGCCATCACAGACGCCCGGCAAGACCATCGATCCCAACGCACCGGTTGCGCCAATTCAAGCCATTACGAACCATCCAGATGGGCATTTTGAAGACGAACGGGGGAATTCTTACGCGATTGCTTCGGCTTACTTGACGGCCAAGAATGCCCAGGGAACCAGTACGTCTCTGTCGACGGATAACGATGTGGATGATGGAATTCAAGCCATCGTTGACCCGCAGGCCACGGATGTGACGTTACACGTTCACGTTCATATGGCGTCGTCGTTACCTTATAAGAGCGGGTATTCGACGATTGACCTCTCGTTACCCAACAGCGTTAAGTTCTATACGCCGACTTCTGACGTCACCATTGACCAGAGCATGACCGCGACCGATATTGCTGCCCAAGTCGGACCAGGGATTACCACGCATTACTATCTTGGGACCCACCCGTATACGGCGCAAGCCTTTGACCAAGCGGTGCAAGCAGGTCAGTTGACCTGGGACGACGTGGATAAAATTGAATTTACGGGTGACTTAGTGCCGAACCAAAGCTACGACGTGACCTTACCCATTGTAGCCAATAAGATTGATCAATTCTCACCGAACGGTTACGCCGAATTTCGACTCCTCGATCGAGACAGCCTCGGTGGAAACGGTGGTGGCCTCTTACGGATTCGGTATGCTGATCCGCGGCGTAACGTCCAAGGGCAGTATGAAGCGGTTGTTCAAGATCCGACCACGGGGGCTTATGCGGTGGCCCCAGACGAAGTTCAGAACATCATGCCGGACGTAGGCTTAGACCAAGTTGCTTACCATAACGATTTTTCGGATACCCATTCGCCGTATTGGAACCACGACCAGACTAATTCTGACCCCGTCTTCTTCAACGGTGGAACGGCTATCGTTAACTGGAAGAATATCAAGACGGCTGATGGCGACTCGCTGGCTCAAGCTTTAGCTAAGCTGGGCTATTCCCTAGCCTTAGACGACAACGGCCAACCCTTTCAGACTTATAACTACACGTCTAACGGACAGGACTTACAAATTGCGGGTGACTTGGTGGCGAGTGGCTATCAAGGTAAACCAATTGCGCCTTCCGTCTATATTATTGTTCGACAGGTCCTGCAGACTAAGGACAGCCAGCTAACAGTCGGTGAAGACTGGCACGCAGCGGATAACTTTGTTGCGGGATTGAACGACCAGAATCAACCGTTAGCGGTTAGTGACGTGACGGCGACGCCAGACAATTCGGGTGTTATCGTGAACGGCAAGGCCGCCAAGGCGGGAACGGCAACGATTACCTACACGTACCGCGTTGCCGATGACTATAATGACACGGGTACCCCGTACATTGTGCAACGGACAGCTCTTGTGACGGTCACCGATCCGAATACGGGGAAACAACCGGATACAGGTTCGACCGGTACGGGGACGACGCCGACCAAGCCCGGAACGGATACCGGATCAACGGGCACAACCACCCCAACTAAGCCAGACACTGGTTCCACGGGGACGACCACCACGCCAACGGAATCGAATGCTGGCGCTGGCGATGTTGGCGACCCGACACCGAGCGTCTCCGTAGCTTCTGACGGTGGGGCCGGGGATGAAGTCACCCACAAGGTTCAGACGGATGCGCCGGTTACACCGGCTGCAGACCCAAGCACGCCAATCACGACACCGAAGTTAGTCACTACCGGTGCGGCTGATCAGGCCATGACGCCAAAGGCGAAATTAGTTCGGAGTGGCGATGGTGACCGCGTGGTTAAGCAGTCCCGAACATCTGCACCGACTAGCGAAACTCAAGTAACGAGGACGACCACGACGCAAGGAACCGCAACCCAGCCGTTACTGGCGGCGACGACTACTCATCAGGCGACACAGGCCGCGGGCGTGCAAGTGAACACGGCAACCACCTTGCCGCAGACGGCGGATCACCAGCAGTCCGGGTGGTTGGCTGTTGGATTGAGTACGCTAGTGGGGCTACTGGGCTTCGCGGGTGCGCACCGGCGGCACCACGCGTAA
- a CDS encoding CsbD family protein produces MSLNDKIDSTKDQVSGKAKELEGKATNDKLREAEGKGQAAWGKAKDKFSELKDAAKDTADDVKRKLEEEKTRE; encoded by the coding sequence ATGAGTCTCAACGACAAGATTGACAGCACTAAGGACCAGGTTAGCGGTAAGGCCAAGGAATTAGAAGGTAAGGCAACCAACGATAAGTTACGCGAGGCTGAAGGTAAAGGACAAGCCGCCTGGGGGAAAGCTAAGGATAAATTCTCCGAGTTAAAGGACGCCGCTAAAGATACCGCCGATGACGTTAAGCGCAAATTAGAAGAAGAGAAAACCCGAGAATAA
- a CDS encoding ABC transporter permease, with the protein MTWVLGLGGYSLGVLGYNATVRRLGVSPYLSWITVFLVQIILLYGFAMVGWLNPGIWVITLLGIALLLYWWLLGFWGKGALPFEGLHLFDGWMVGLGLVMLQVLGHSPLVHYDNFSHWAVMVKFLAFTGHLPGAHDTIISFTSYPPATALFITQFVHWVGFSEGAMLIAQFLLIWAASYSVFAVLRDRTRALTSFLLCLTIAVSYVFNINIRLNNLLVDYVLPILTVAGLVGVYVYRQKPWLQCGHVALVGAVLLLVKNSATFFVAVLASYFLGMLWTTRPQIFQRWPRRWASVWGRFTGTLVVLAVPFLWWEWHVKHTFTVSKHEISAAAYRQQLQHEGDGTVLKLGHQFLKQVVNGQSLSTQGILLINALLLGSYILIRWRSHQKNPLLKTLVAVDVIFGLYYASLFGMYVLSMPYAEAIRLDGFERYMGSTVILALFIGAMVLSRTIDYAFYEQEFAKRDLQSFRSIVTKNAYQMGSFLMIFFAIIMMYSEINGTKFTNQMNRGTLPVQLAQIASPSTRLTHRRVLLVDPHPGDVDSYYAGFLANYYFFTNHGVGQENFMESPAQFKQNVQRYQYIAIPEYHHTFTVMMRKTYHQEIRTGWFKVTPTGLVPQKS; encoded by the coding sequence ATGACATGGGTTTTAGGATTAGGGGGTTATAGCTTAGGCGTTCTGGGGTATAACGCCACGGTTCGACGCTTAGGCGTGAGTCCTTACCTGTCTTGGATCACGGTGTTTTTGGTACAGATCATCTTATTGTATGGTTTTGCGATGGTGGGGTGGCTGAATCCGGGGATTTGGGTCATCACGCTTTTGGGTATCGCACTGTTACTGTACTGGTGGCTGCTAGGCTTCTGGGGCAAAGGCGCGTTACCTTTTGAAGGCCTGCACCTCTTTGATGGGTGGATGGTCGGTCTAGGACTGGTCATGCTTCAGGTCTTGGGCCATAGTCCACTCGTCCACTATGATAACTTTTCGCATTGGGCGGTCATGGTCAAGTTTCTGGCCTTTACGGGACACTTGCCTGGCGCTCACGATACGATTATCTCCTTCACGTCGTATCCGCCCGCAACAGCGTTGTTTATCACGCAGTTCGTTCACTGGGTCGGGTTCAGCGAAGGCGCCATGTTGATTGCACAGTTCTTACTGATCTGGGCAGCTTCGTATTCAGTCTTTGCGGTGCTACGGGATCGGACCCGGGCGCTCACGTCCTTCTTATTATGCTTGACGATTGCCGTCTCGTACGTGTTTAACATCAACATCCGCTTGAACAACCTCTTAGTGGACTACGTGCTGCCCATTTTGACGGTTGCCGGGTTGGTCGGGGTCTACGTCTATCGCCAGAAGCCTTGGCTCCAGTGTGGCCACGTGGCTTTGGTGGGAGCCGTTCTCTTATTGGTCAAGAATTCGGCGACCTTCTTCGTGGCGGTCCTGGCCAGCTACTTTTTGGGGATGCTCTGGACCACGCGTCCGCAGATCTTCCAGCGCTGGCCTCGTCGCTGGGCCAGTGTGTGGGGACGCTTTACGGGGACCCTAGTGGTCTTAGCGGTGCCCTTTCTGTGGTGGGAATGGCACGTGAAGCACACGTTTACGGTGTCCAAACACGAGATCAGCGCGGCCGCGTACCGACAACAGTTACAACACGAAGGGGACGGGACGGTCCTGAAGCTGGGCCATCAGTTCTTAAAACAAGTGGTGAACGGTCAGTCGTTGTCGACCCAGGGGATTCTCCTGATCAATGCTCTGTTGCTGGGGAGCTACATCTTGATTCGGTGGCGCAGTCATCAGAAGAATCCGTTATTAAAGACCTTAGTGGCCGTGGACGTCATCTTTGGACTGTATTATGCCAGTTTATTTGGGATGTACGTTTTATCGATGCCCTATGCGGAGGCTATCCGGTTAGATGGCTTCGAACGGTATATGGGCAGTACCGTGATTCTGGCACTGTTTATCGGGGCCATGGTTCTGTCCCGGACCATCGACTACGCGTTTTACGAGCAAGAATTTGCCAAGCGTGACTTGCAATCTTTCCGGTCGATTGTGACCAAGAATGCGTATCAGATGGGAAGCTTCTTGATGATCTTCTTTGCCATCATCATGATGTATTCGGAGATTAACGGGACCAAGTTCACCAACCAGATGAACCGGGGGACGCTGCCCGTGCAGTTAGCACAGATTGCTTCGCCGAGCACGCGATTGACTCACCGACGCGTGCTACTAGTTGATCCGCACCCGGGCGATGTGGACAGTTACTATGCGGGCTTCTTAGCCAACTACTACTTTTTTACCAACCACGGTGTGGGGCAAGAGAACTTTATGGAGTCCCCGGCCCAGTTCAAGCAAAACGTGCAGCGTTACCAGTACATTGCGATTCCGGAGTATCACCACACCTTCACGGTCATGATGCGTAAGACCTACCATCAAGAGATTCGGACCGGGTGGTTTAAGGTGACGCCGACGGGGTTGGTCCCACAGAAATCGTAG
- a CDS encoding glycosyltransferase family 2 protein, producing the protein MSNKRRVLNVLAIILSVIYLLWRVFFTIPWHAHLFTLIFALLLVLSEIVSNFTGFMLIFFRMLATRKKQDLEIPDYDARQPLPDVDLIIVTHNEDVELLRKTINAATYIKYPNRKQLHIVVADDGNRPEVQALTAYYHVGYIGMTDNKQAKAGNINHALEQLHSPLFVIFDTDMIPFSGFLNQTVPLFQQNFQALQDDPDHTEPLGFVQTPQSFYNADIFQFNLFSERIVPNEQDFFSRDVNVLNGGNKRALFTGSNAVFLRQAVDEVGGFPTDTITEDFELGTELNMAGYISLATKVLQSSGITPIDLKGVIKQRTRWARGVIQSCRNLHIFWNPKLSWMNRLILINTYFYWWAFFRRIIYIIAPILYALWKIQVVNANFWILMIVWAPGYFLLHYVMGDTSGRGDREGMIRNERWGEVQETFFAPYLFIPVIMETIGIKTKKFKVTSKNVTFSLKDKLYIIPYFVLWAVTLIAIVKFNYGKYGSEILVGSVITFWLLMHFINLSMCLFIAMGRHVYRKNERFIRTVDGKVKLAGGRDWHPLETTDVSEGGVAFTFTDTGDMPLATGDAVEIRLRRRRS; encoded by the coding sequence ATGTCAAATAAGCGACGGGTTTTAAACGTTTTAGCCATTATCTTATCCGTGATTTACCTCCTATGGCGGGTATTCTTTACGATTCCCTGGCACGCCCACTTATTTACGCTGATCTTCGCGTTGCTGTTGGTGCTGAGTGAAATCGTCTCGAACTTTACGGGCTTTATGCTGATTTTCTTCCGCATGTTAGCCACCCGTAAGAAACAGGACTTAGAGATTCCCGACTACGATGCCCGGCAACCCTTGCCAGACGTCGATCTAATCATCGTGACGCATAACGAAGACGTCGAGTTGTTGCGCAAGACCATCAACGCGGCGACCTACATCAAGTATCCTAACCGTAAGCAGTTGCACATCGTGGTGGCCGATGACGGCAATCGGCCAGAGGTGCAAGCCCTGACGGCTTACTATCACGTCGGGTACATTGGTATGACGGATAATAAGCAGGCCAAGGCGGGGAACATCAATCACGCCCTAGAGCAGTTGCATTCCCCGTTATTCGTGATCTTTGATACGGATATGATTCCCTTTTCGGGCTTTCTCAACCAGACCGTGCCCCTGTTCCAGCAGAACTTTCAAGCCTTACAGGACGATCCAGACCACACGGAACCCCTGGGCTTTGTACAGACGCCACAAAGCTTTTACAATGCCGACATCTTTCAGTTCAATCTGTTCTCCGAAAGAATCGTCCCCAACGAACAGGACTTCTTCTCACGGGACGTGAACGTCCTAAATGGGGGGAATAAGCGGGCTTTGTTTACTGGGTCAAACGCGGTCTTCTTGCGTCAGGCGGTCGATGAGGTGGGCGGCTTTCCCACGGATACCATCACTGAAGACTTTGAACTGGGGACCGAGTTGAACATGGCCGGGTATATTAGTCTGGCGACTAAGGTTCTGCAGTCCAGTGGGATTACCCCCATTGACCTAAAGGGGGTCATTAAGCAGCGGACCCGTTGGGCGCGGGGCGTTATTCAGAGTTGCCGGAACCTCCACATCTTCTGGAATCCGAAGCTGTCGTGGATGAACCGTCTGATTCTGATCAACACTTACTTTTACTGGTGGGCCTTTTTCCGCCGAATTATTTATATCATTGCACCGATTCTCTATGCCCTATGGAAGATTCAAGTGGTCAACGCGAACTTCTGGATCTTGATGATCGTCTGGGCTCCGGGGTACTTCCTCCTGCACTATGTGATGGGGGACACATCGGGCCGCGGTGATCGGGAAGGTATGATTCGTAATGAACGGTGGGGGGAAGTCCAAGAGACGTTCTTTGCGCCGTACCTGTTTATTCCGGTAATTATGGAAACGATTGGGATCAAGACTAAGAAGTTTAAGGTGACGTCTAAGAATGTGACTTTTTCGCTTAAGGATAAGCTATATATTATTCCCTACTTTGTGTTATGGGCCGTGACGTTGATTGCTATTGTGAAATTCAACTATGGTAAGTACGGTTCGGAGATCTTGGTGGGAAGCGTGATTACCTTCTGGCTCTTGATGCACTTTATCAACCTGAGTATGTGTCTGTTCATCGCCATGGGCCGCCATGTGTACCGGAAGAACGAGCGCTTTATTCGAACGGTCGACGGCAAGGTCAAGCTGGCTGGTGGCCGGGACTGGCACCCCTTGGAGACTACCGATGTGTCGGAAGGGGGCGTGGCCTTTACCTTCACCGACACCGGAGACATGCCGCTGGCAACGGGTGACGCCGTTGAGATTCGGCTACGGCGCCGGCGAAGTTGA
- a CDS encoding bifunctional glycosyltransferase family 2/GtrA family protein — MLNFGILIPALNPDAQLLQLVRQLLAQQPALASIVVVDDGSDAKHQAIFEQLQHLDDSRLHLLRHAQNQGKGAALKTGFRYYLQQTDLPALAGIATMDADGQHTVAALEKCLHLATQRPDDLIIGARQFTGDIPWRSRFGNILTDNLVRVLTHQTISDTQTGLRVIPWTYLTTALTFPGERFEFEFDMLLEAKKHHVTISEQPIPTIYLDGNASSHFRVVRDSLAIYARFFKFAASGLASFVIDIGLFSLFMLLLGQQQSLAVIMGATVLARLASAVVNYQINRHVVFENAGERTLWKYGLLLVLQTLASGYLTHGLTELLSIVWQSALTPTVAKLVGDFCLFLLSYYLQKNFIFKRRSHVK, encoded by the coding sequence ATGTTAAACTTCGGTATTTTGATTCCAGCGCTGAATCCGGATGCGCAACTCTTACAATTAGTGCGCCAACTTTTGGCCCAGCAGCCAGCACTGGCCAGTATAGTCGTGGTCGACGATGGCAGCGACGCGAAGCATCAAGCTATTTTTGAGCAGCTGCAGCACCTGGACGATTCCCGGCTGCACCTACTTCGTCATGCCCAGAATCAGGGGAAGGGCGCGGCTCTCAAGACGGGGTTCCGGTATTACCTTCAGCAGACCGATTTGCCAGCATTGGCGGGGATTGCGACCATGGATGCTGACGGACAGCACACGGTGGCAGCCCTTGAGAAGTGCCTTCATTTGGCCACTCAGCGACCGGATGACCTGATTATCGGAGCGCGACAATTTACGGGAGACATTCCTTGGCGGAGTCGTTTTGGGAATATCTTAACGGATAATCTAGTTCGTGTATTAACCCATCAGACGATTAGTGATACGCAGACGGGACTCCGGGTGATTCCCTGGACTTACCTGACCACTGCACTGACGTTTCCTGGTGAGCGCTTTGAGTTTGAATTCGACATGTTACTCGAGGCTAAGAAGCATCACGTGACCATTAGCGAACAGCCGATTCCCACCATTTACCTTGACGGCAACGCCTCGTCGCATTTTCGGGTGGTTCGAGACTCGCTGGCTATCTACGCCCGCTTTTTTAAGTTTGCGGCTAGTGGCTTGGCGTCTTTCGTGATTGATATCGGGTTGTTCAGCCTGTTCATGTTGCTATTAGGCCAACAACAGTCGTTGGCGGTGATCATGGGGGCGACCGTTCTCGCCCGGTTAGCTTCGGCCGTTGTGAATTACCAGATCAACCGCCACGTGGTCTTCGAGAATGCCGGGGAACGTACGTTGTGGAAGTATGGTCTGTTGCTGGTTCTTCAGACCCTGGCCTCGGGTTATCTGACCCACGGGTTGACCGAACTCTTAAGTATCGTTTGGCAGAGCGCGTTGACGCCGACCGTTGCCAAGTTAGTCGGGGACTTCTGCTTATTCCTGCTCAGCTATTATTTGCAAAAGAACTTTATTTTCAAGAGGCGATCCCATGTCAAATAA
- the mscL gene encoding large-conductance mechanosensitive channel protein MscL, translating into MLKEFKEFIARGNVMDLAVGVIVGAAFTAIVKSLVTNLINPLLGVFVGNIDFSNLVFTVGDAHFKYGAFINSVINFLIIAFVVFLLVKFLNRLVPKKPEEPEETPEPSAEEQYLKEIVTLLKDQKK; encoded by the coding sequence ATGCTCAAAGAGTTCAAAGAGTTTATCGCGCGCGGCAACGTCATGGACCTAGCCGTTGGGGTCATTGTCGGGGCTGCATTCACGGCCATCGTCAAGTCACTGGTCACTAACCTGATCAACCCGCTGCTGGGAGTCTTTGTCGGCAACATCGATTTTTCCAATCTGGTCTTCACCGTGGGAGACGCCCACTTTAAATACGGGGCGTTTATCAATTCCGTCATCAACTTCCTAATCATTGCGTTCGTGGTCTTCCTACTGGTCAAGTTCCTGAACCGACTTGTTCCGAAGAAACCGGAAGAACCCGAAGAAACGCCGGAACCATCCGCGGAAGAACAATACCTTAAAGAAATCGTGACCCTGTTAAAGGACCAAAAGAAATAG
- a CDS encoding multidrug efflux SMR transporter → MGYLYLAVSIVTELLGTTMLRYSNGFTRLGPTLTSLVAYTICFYFLSLTLRTVNMSVAYALWGGVGIVLTTLVAVLFMHAPINLASVLGIGMILVGSLILNLYGTGH, encoded by the coding sequence ATGGGATACTTGTATTTAGCGGTGTCGATTGTGACGGAACTTTTGGGCACCACAATGTTACGCTACTCGAACGGGTTTACGCGGCTAGGGCCGACGCTGACGTCGTTGGTCGCCTATACGATTTGTTTTTACTTCCTATCACTCACGTTACGGACCGTGAACATGAGTGTCGCGTATGCGTTGTGGGGTGGGGTCGGCATTGTGTTGACCACCCTGGTCGCCGTCCTCTTCATGCATGCGCCCATCAACTTGGCCAGTGTCTTAGGCATCGGCATGATTCTGGTGGGGAGCTTGATTCTTAACCTTTATGGGACGGGGCATTAG